One Coturnix japonica isolate 7356 chromosome 20, Coturnix japonica 2.1, whole genome shotgun sequence genomic window carries:
- the GMEB2 gene encoding glucocorticoid modulatory element-binding protein 2, whose protein sequence is MATPDVSVHMEEVVVVTTPDTAVDGSGVEEVKTVLVTTNLSQHGGDINEDTLETENAAAAAAAAFTASTHLKEAVLVKMAEDEDSLEAEIVYPITCGDSKANLIWRKFVCPGINVKCVQFDGHLISPKEFVHLAGKSTLKDWKRAIRMNGIMLRKIMDSGELDFYQHTKVCSNTCRSTKIDLTGARVSLSSQTSTEYIPLTPASTDVNGSPATITIETCEDAGDWTTSIGDDTFAFWRGLRDAGLLDDVIQEFHQELLDTMRGLQQRAQDPPLQLGDAVLLNNVVQNFRMLDLVKKVLASHKCQMDRSREQYTRDLAALEQQCDEHRKRAKELKHKSQHLNNVLMTLTPVSVPTPLKRPRLTRATSGPAAITSQVLSQPAQIAVTPAVPMSQLTSLPLGKVVSTLPSSVLGKTPSQPPAASSPASPLLGGYTVLASAGNAFPGAVEIHPDTPNVTVLSTAAATAQDSSTVVKVLSPFQLLALPGLGAAIQNVTHVGGGGAVLSVPSEGPTAEHTAAIEVTAVADEAEQK, encoded by the exons ATGGCCACGCCGGACGTCAGTGTGCACatggaggaggtggtggtggtgacgACACCAGACACGGCAGTGGATGGCAGCGGGGTGGAGGAGGTGAAGACGGTGCTGGTCACCACCAATCTGTCCCAGCATGG TGGTGACATAAATGAGGACACTCTGGagacagaaaatgcagctgctgcGGCTGCTGCCGCCTTCACAGCATCCACACACCTGAAGGAAGCAGTGCTAG TGAAGATGGCTGAAGACGAGGACAGCTTGGAGGCAGAGATCGTGTACCCCATCACCTGTGGGGACAGCAAAGCCAACCTCATCTGGAGGAAGTTTGTGTGCCCAGGGATCAATGTGAAGTGTGTGCAG TTCGACGGACACCTCATCAGCCCCAAGGAGTTTGTGCACCTGGCAGGAAAGTCCACTCTGAAGGACTGGAAGCGGGCGATCCGGATGAATGGGATCATGCTTCG GAAGATCATGGACTCGGGGGAGCTGGATTTCTACCAGCACACCAAGGTCTGCTCCAACACGTGCAGGAGCACCAAGATCGACCTGACCGGTGCCAGGGTGTCCCTGAGCAGCCAGACCTCCACAGAGTACATCCCTCTCACTCCTGCTTCCACAGATG TGAATGGATCCCCAGCTACAATTACCATAGAAACATGCGAGGATGCAGGCGATTGGACCACCAGCATTGGAG ATGACACCTTTGCGTTCTGGCGAGGCCTGAGGGATGCAGGTCTCCTGGACGATGTCATCCAGGAGTtccaccaggagctgctggacaCCATGCGGGGTTTGCAGCAGCGTGCACAGGACCCCCCCCTGCAGCTGGGAG ACGCTGTTCTACTCAACAACGTGGTGCAGAACTTCAGGATGCTGGACCTGGTCAAGAAAGTCCTGGCCAGCCACAAGTGCCAGATGGATCGCTCCAGGGAGCAGTACACGCGGGATCTGGCAG ctctggagcagcagtGTGACGAGCACCGCAAGCGTGCCAAGGAGCTGAAGCACAAATCGCAGCATCTCAACAACGTGCTGATGACTCTGACTCCTGTCTCTGTCCCCACGCCTTTAAAACGGCCCCGGCTCACCCGGGCCACCTCCGGACCAGCTGCCATCACCTCCCAGGTGCTGTCCCAGCCAGCGCAGATCGCCGTCACCCCGGCCGTGCCGATGTCCCAGCTCACCAGCCTGCCTCTGGGCAAAGTGGTTTCAACTCTCCCATCCTCAGTGCTGGGTAAAACCCCAtcccagcctcctgctgccagctctccaGCCTCCCCACTGCTGGGTGGCTACACCGTACTGGCCTCCGCTGGCAACGCCTTTCCTGGTGCAGTGGAAATCCACCCAGACACTCCCAACGTGACGGTGCTGAGCACGGCGGCAGCCACTGCTcaggacagcagcacagtggtGAAGGTGCTCAGCCCTTTCCAGCTGTTGGCGCTGCCAGGGCTCGGTGCTGCCATCCAGAACGTGACACatgtgggtggtggtggtgcagTGCTCAGCGTGCCCTCCGAGGGTCCCACAGCTGAGCACACCGCTGCCATCGAGGTGACTGCTGTGGCCgatgaagcagagcagaagtga
- the STMN3 gene encoding stathmin-3 has protein sequence MASTVSAYKEKMKELSLLSLICSCFHTQPHPNTIYQYGDMEVKQLDKRASGQSFEVILKSPSDLSPESPILSSPPKKKDLSLEELQRRLEAAEERRKTQEAQVLKQLAEKREHEREVLHKALEENNNFSRLAEEKLNYKMELSREIREAHLAALRERLREKELHAAEVRRNKEQREEISG, from the exons ATGGCCAGCACCGTCTCAG cctacaaggagaaaatgaaggagCTGTCTCTGCTCTCCCTTATCTGCTCCTGTTTCCACACCCAGCCGCACCCCAACACCATCTACCAGTATGGAG ATATGGAGGTGAAGCAGCTGGATAAGAGGGCATCGGGCCAGAGCTTTGAGGTGATCCTGAAGTCTCCTTCAGATTTGTCTCCTGAGAGCCCcatcctttcctctccccccaAGAAGAAGGACCTGtccctggaggagctgcagaggaggctggaggctgcagaggagaggaggaag ACCCAGGAGGCTCAGGTGCTGAAGCAGCTGGCGGAGAAGCGGGAGCACGAGCGGGAGGTGCTGCACAAGGCACTGGAGGAGAACAACAATTTCAGCCGCCTGGCTGAGGAGAAGCTCAACTACAAGATGGAGCTGAGCCGGGAGATCCGCGAGGCGCACCTGGCTGCCCTGCGGGAGAGGCTGCGTGAGAAG gagctgcatgcagctgaaGTGCGCAGGAACAAGGAACAGCGGGAGGAGATCTCTGGATAA